In Chitinophagaceae bacterium, the DNA window TTGGAAGTGATCTCGAGCGGCAAAGTATAACCGAGTTGCAATGTCCGGATACGAAAGAAGGACGCATTCTCCACATAAAAATCAGAGGAGCTGCTGAAATTTTTATTGGGATCATTCATCACCAAATGCGGATATGAATCGGATGTTCCTTCACCGGTCCAACGGTCGAGAGCATCGGTAGTCATATTTGCCATTTGCAAATCAAATCGGCGGGTAGCATTAAATACCTGTGCACCGGCAATACCTTGCCCGAACAAAATAATATCAAATCCTTTCCAACTCGCTGAAAGGGTGAATCCATAAATCAAATCCGGAACCGGATCGCCAATTTTTGTCCGGTCATCGGCATCAATGATTCCATCACCATTGATATCAACAAATCTGAAATCACCCGGTGTTGCATCGGGTTGAATCAGTTGTCCGTCAATTCCGGTGTAACTGTTTACTTCTTCCTGATTCTGGAAAATGCCATCCGTTTTGTAACCAAAGAAATAACCAAACGGCTCACCCACTGAAGAGCGTGTGATTTCAAGACCTTGCGGGCTGAAGGTCTGTCCAACGATATATTCTTTATCAGGTCCTAAATCAGTAACGGTATTTTTAAAATGTGAAAGATTGCCGCTGAAATCAAGGGTTACTGTTCCTATCGTTTTGGTATATCCTAATTCCAATTCTATTCCTTTATTTTCCATGGAAGCAATATTCCCGACAGGACCAGCATTACCGACGTAACCCGGAACAGCAATATCAAGCAACATTCCGCTGGTTTTTTTTATGAACCAGTCAAACGTGACCGTGAAATTTTTGAATACCCTTGCATCCAATCCAAAGTTGGTTTGTTTTGTTTCTTCCCAACGGAGGTCAGGATTAGCAAGTGCATTTGGCGTAGAACCATTGATGAGTGATTCATCAACACCAAAAGTATAATTGCGGAACCCGCCGATAGTAGAAACAAAACGGAAGTCACCGATCTTGTCATTTCCATTGATGCCCCATGATCCTCTGATCTTTAAGAAATTAACGTAGGCATTGTTTTTAAAGAAATCTTCCTCTGTAACCACCCAGCCTGCGGATACAGAAGGAAAAGTTCCATAACGGTAATTCTCACCGAACTTAGGTGATCCGTCGACTCTGAAAAGTGCTGAAAAAAGATATTTACCGGAAAAATCATACGTAACACGACCTAAATAAGAAACCAAAGCACCTTCATATTCATAACCACCGAAACCCTGGTTCTCCGGAGCAACAGCAAAGAGGAGTGAGGCATTTGATATATCAGTTGCTGGAATGTCCTGTACTGATCCAGTCAAACCTTCTCCCTGGTTATGTTCTGCCACCATGCCGGCCAGAAAATTAAAGTTATGTTTTTCAGCAAATGTTTTCTGATATGAAATCGTGTTGTCCCAATTCCAGTAGATGCCACGGTTTTGCGAACGTGCATAGCGGTTGATGTCCAATCTGTTTGCGGCATTCAGATAATAAACCGGTGAAAAACTTTCTGCACCCCAATACGCAAAATCAACTCCGTATGCGCTGCGGTATTTGAATCCTTTGAAAGGCATCAGTTCCAAAAACACATTGCCGGCAATTTTATCGCCCCAACCGTTGCTTTGATTTACTTTAATGGCTGCTACAGGATTCAGTATTTCCGATGTTACATAAGGCGAAATGCCATAAGGTTGTCCGTTATCATCCAATACTACCGCGAAGTTTTGAAAGATATCACTGTTCAGTACATCCGGACGAGTTTCAATCAACGGAGTTATCGGATCAAGATTGATTGCACGACCGAGCGGCGAACCATATTCGGTATTGTCCGGAACACCTTGTCCGTTGTTGCGGGTGTAACCTAAAGTATGACCTACCGTGATGTATTTGTTGATATTGTGGGTTGCATTGAAACGGATTGTATACCGTTGAAAGCTGGATTGGCTAGACGATACAATACCTGTCTGATCGAAATAGCTAAAGGAACCATAGTACATTGATTTACCGGAGCCGGCGGAAATACTGAGATCATGATTATGAACCGGCGCATTTTTTTCAAAAACGGCAGCCTGCCAGTCTGTTCCTTCACCCAGTGAATCAGGGTTAGAAAATAAAACATTACCACCTGATGCTACCGATGATTCATTCATGAGAATAGCATATTGCGTGGCATTTAAAAGTGAAAGTTGACGGGTTGGATTTTGTATTCCATAATAACTGTTCAACGACACTTCCAACATATCTTTCTTCCCTTTTTTCGTGGTAACTAATATTACACCATTTGCTGACCGCGCACCGTATATTGCTGCTGAAGCAGCATCTTTTAAAACCTCTATACTCTCAATATCGCCCTGATTTAAGTAGTCTATACCACCGGAAATAGGAACACCATCCACTACGTACAGCGGATCGGAGTTATTGATGGAAGTGGTGCCACGAACCCTGACAGTTGCGGCCGCGCCTGGTGAACCGGAATTGGAAGTAACCCAAACACCGGAGGTTCTGCCTTGCAGTGATTGTTCAATACGCATTACCGGCATACTTTCCAGATCATCGCCGCGTACTTTTGAAATTGCTCCGGTAGTAACACTTTTCTTCTGTGTTCCATAGCCGACTACCACTATTTCATTGAGCAAATCATCATTCTCCAGTGCTACATTAACAGTTGACTGATTGCCTACTGCTGCTTCCTGACTTTTATGTCCTACATAAGAAAATACGAGGATGGCGGACTTTCCGGCTACGTTAATCGAGAAATTACCGTTCTCATCGGCTACAACACCGTTTTGTGTGCCTTTTTCCAGCACAATTGCGCCGATCAATGGTCCACCGGCATCTGTAACAGTGCCATTGACGGTTAAAGTGCCTTGCGCATAGATCACGGAACAGTTTAAACAGAGGAGCAGTATGATTCCGTACTTCATGAATTTTATCATATGGAGTGGTCTTTCTTTATCAGGCCTGATCTGAGGGGGAACCAGGTTCCCCCTCAGCAAGCTGAGCAATTATGAAAAAACTTACGGTAATGATTAATGACGAACTATTACTTTTTGAGTCTGTATCACGTTTCCCGTGCGGATGGAAATTAAATACAATCCTGAAGGCAAATCAATGGTTGAAATTCCAGACAATTGGTTATTCACGGTTTGGTTATATACCTCTTTACCAAGCATATTTGAAACGGTTAGTGTTACCGGTTCTCCGGATGGTGCATGATTCAATGCAACATTTATAGTGGCATCAGCCAATGTTGGATACGTTTTAAAAAGATTGCTGACCGATTGAATGTCCTGAATGCCGGTCGACAATTTATGGAAGTAAACATTATCTACATAAACAGTGCTTCCGCCGGCAACATAAATCAATTGTGCCATGTGTGCCATGGAAGTCAATCCTGTAAATTGAGAAAGTGGAATATCGAAACTGATCCAGCTTCCGGTAACTATAGCTGGTGAAGTGGTTGCGTTATAATCCAGTTGTTGTTCGGTGTCATCTCCTCCTCCAAAAGCACCGTCGGCGCCAAAATCTACCAGCTTCATACCAAATGTGGAAGCATCAGGTGTCCAGATATCAGTATGGAAATAGGTCATGTTAGTAGCATCGATTGTCTGCGAGGTAAATTCAATGCCACAGAAAACCAGGCTGCTATATTTCTTCACTGAATCACCGGTTCCTATTACATAATTGCTGAGGTCGGCGGCATCCCATGAAGCGGACCAGGTATCAACCGGTACATTGTTATATGCATTGCTGAACAAGGAAATGACATCGGTTTGCAAGGGA includes these proteins:
- a CDS encoding TonB-dependent receptor; translation: MIKFMKYGIILLLCLNCSVIYAQGTLTVNGTVTDAGGPLIGAIVLEKGTQNGVVADENGNFSINVAGKSAILVFSYVGHKSQEAAVGNQSTVNVALENDDLLNEIVVVGYGTQKKSVTTGAISKVRGDDLESMPVMRIEQSLQGRTSGVWVTSNSGSPGAAATVRVRGTTSINNSDPLYVVDGVPISGGIDYLNQGDIESIEVLKDAASAAIYGARSANGVILVTTKKGKKDMLEVSLNSYYGIQNPTRQLSLLNATQYAILMNESSVASGGNVLFSNPDSLGEGTDWQAAVFEKNAPVHNHDLSISAGSGKSMYYGSFSYFDQTGIVSSSQSSFQRYTIRFNATHNINKYITVGHTLGYTRNNGQGVPDNTEYGSPLGRAINLDPITPLIETRPDVLNSDIFQNFAVVLDDNGQPYGISPYVTSEILNPVAAIKVNQSNGWGDKIAGNVFLELMPFKGFKYRSAYGVDFAYWGAESFSPVYYLNAANRLDINRYARSQNRGIYWNWDNTISYQKTFAEKHNFNFLAGMVAEHNQGEGLTGSVQDIPATDISNASLLFAVAPENQGFGGYEYEGALVSYLGRVTYDFSGKYLFSALFRVDGSPKFGENYRYGTFPSVSAGWVVTEEDFFKNNAYVNFLKIRGSWGINGNDKIGDFRFVSTIGGFRNYTFGVDESLINGSTPNALANPDLRWEETKQTNFGLDARVFKNFTVTFDWFIKKTSGMLLDIAVPGYVGNAGPVGNIASMENKGIELELGYTKTIGTVTLDFSGNLSHFKNTVTDLGPDKEYIVGQTFSPQGLEITRSSVGEPFGYFFGYKTDGIFQNQEEVNSYTGIDGQLIQPDATPGDFRFVDINGDGIIDADDRTKIGDPVPDLIYGFTLSASWKGFDIILFGQGIAGAQVFNATRRFDLQMANMTTDALDRWTGEGTSDSYPHLVMNDPNKNFSSSSDFYVENASFFRIRTLQLGYTLPLEITSKAGIKKIRVYVSGNNIGTITKYHGFDPEIGGSSFGVDRGVYPQAMSFLIGGNITF
- a CDS encoding T9SS type A sorting domain-containing protein, yielding MKNITTKIFIFLCCLSSFSLKLAVASDPTTSAPAPTQAAANVISLFSNAYSNVTVDTWSAVWDVADLSNYVIGTSDSVKKYSNLAYCGIEFTSQTIDATNMTYFHTDLWTPDAATFSIKLVDFGADGAYGGGDDTEQELAFNATTSPAIVTNTWISFDIPIANFTNMTSKQHIAQLLYVSASNTAFVDNIYFYNGGTTVTEPTTSAPLPTPLQTDVISLFSNAYNNVPVDTWSASWDAADLSNYVIGTGDSVKKYSSLVFCGIEFTSQTIDATNMTYFHTDIWTPDASTFGMKLVDFGADGAFGGGDDTEQQLDYNATTSPAIVTGSWISFDIPLSQFTGLTSMAHMAQLIYVAGGSTVYVDNVYFHKLSTGIQDIQSVSNLFKTYPTLADATINVALNHAPSGEPVTLTVSNMLGKEVYNQTVNNQLSGISTIDLPSGLYLISIRTGNVIQTQKVIVRH